Sequence from the Acidimicrobiales bacterium genome:
GAGCTCCTGGAAGGCCGCCTCGTCGACCTTGGCGCGGCTCCGAAGGGCGCCGAGCGGTGCCCCGAAGACCGAGACGGCGCGGGCGACGCGCTCGCGAAAGGCGGGTGTCGCCGGGGCTGGTGGGGCCTGTGGGAGGGGTTCGACAGCCGGACGTTCCGTGGCGGTGGGCGCGCTCGCCGCCGCCGGTGGCGCAGCGGTCGGCGGGGCGGGGCGGGCGAGCGCCTCGCCGGCCTCGCCGCCGATCGCCGGGTGACCGGCGCGCCCGCGGCGCACCAGAAGGAACGAGGCGGCGAGGACGACGACGACCGCGAGCACCACGATCACGACCGTCATGCCCAGCCTCCGCTCGGCTCGAGCGCGCGCCGGGGGCCCCCGGCACGGCTGACCCGCTCGCTCAGCACCTTGGAGCCGCCGCCGGGCTGCATCGAGATCCCGTAGAGGGAGTCGGCGATCTCCATCGTCTTTTTCTGGTGGCTGACGATGATCAGCTGCGCCTCGCCGCGGAACTCGTCCACCAGGCCGTGGAAGCGGGTGAGGTTCACCTCGTCGAGGGCCGCCTCGACCTCGTCCATCAGGTAGAAGGGCGACGGGCGCGAGCGGAAGACGGCGAAGAGGTAGGCCATCGCGACGAGCGAGCGCTCACCTCCCGAGAGCAGCGAGAGGCGTCGCACGTTGCGCCCGGCGGGGCGGGCCTCGATCTCGACGCCGCTCTCCAGCAGGTCGTCGGGAGCGGTGAGGCTGAGGCGCCCCTCGCCGCCGGGGAAGAGCATCGAGAAGAGCGACTCGAAGTGCGCCGCGACGTCCTCGTAGGCGGCGGCGAAGACGTCGACGATCTCGGCGTCGACCGCCCTGATCACCTGGTTGAGCTCGCGCCGGGCGCGGCGCACGTCCTCGAGCTGTCCCTCGAGGAAGACGCTCCGCTCGGTGAGCGAGGCGAGCTCCTCGGCGGCGAGGGGGTTCACGGGGCCGAGCTCGCGCAGCTCGCGCTCGAGCATGCGAAGGCGTGCTGCCGGCTCGATCCCCGGGGCGAGCTCGGGGCGCGGCGCGGCGAGCGCCTCGGCGGGCTCGATCTCGAGATCGCGGCGCAGCGCGTCGAGCGCCGTCTCGTGGCGGATCCTCGCCTCCGCGATCGCGATCTCGGACCGCTGGCGCCGCTCGCGGGCCTCGTGGGACTGCCGCTCGAGGTCGTCGCGCTCGCGGCGCAGGGAGCCGAGGCGTTCGAGGTGCTCCCTCCCGAGGGCGTGGCGGCGGTCGCGCTCCGCGGCGACGGCGGCGACCCGCCGGGCGAGGGACTCGGCGAGCGGCCGGAGCTCGCCCGCCAGTCCGAGCAAGGTCGCTTCCTCGGCGTCGAAGAGCGCCCGGCGCTGCCTCGCCTCTGCGACCGCCTCGCGCCGCTGCGCGAGCGCCGCGTCCAGCTCCTCACGCCGCCGCAACAGCTGCTCTCGGCGCCCCTCGAGGCCGGCGGCGCGCACCTCGAGGTCGCGACGGAGCGCGGCGAGCGCCCGCGCCCGCTCGTCGAGGAGGTGGCGGGCGGCGTCGGCCTCTTCGTAGTGCACGGCCGCCTGCGCCGCCTCGGCCTCGAGGAGCACGAGCTCGCGGGTGATCGCCGCGGCTGCCGCCTCGGCGGGCACGAGCTCGGCAGCTCGCGCCGCCTCCTCCGCAGCTGCGGTCTGCGCGGCGCGCTCCAGCTCGGCGAGCTCGCTCCCGAGGGAGTCGAGCTCGCGGTCCAGCCCCCCGAGCTCCGCGCCCGCGGCGTCGGCGGCGAGACGGCAGCGGCCCTCCTCCGCCGCGGCCTCGTGTTCGAGAGCACGCAGGCGGGCGACCTCCTCCTCGACCGAGGACTCGGTCTCGGCGGCGGCCCGCGAGAGCGCCCGCGCCTCGGCGTGGGCGGAGGCGGTCGCGCCCACCGACGAGGAGCAGAGGCGGATCGCTCCGCGAGCCACTACGTCACCGGCACGCGTCACGACGACGACGTCGTCCGCGCCGCGAGCGGCCTCGAAGGCCTCCGCCGCGGGCAGATCGGTGATCGCGACGCCGCGCAGCTGGGCGTCGAGGAGCGCGCGGAGCCCCGCACCCTCGGCGTCGACGAGCTCGCGCAGCCAGCGCGTCCCCACCGGGGCGGGGCCCGCGGGCGGCGTGGGGCCGTCGGGAAGCGGCAGGAGCACGCCGCCGCGCCCGGCGAGGAGCGCGAGCGCTTCGCCGAGGGCGCGCGGCTCGGCGAGGACGGCGGCGTCGAGGGCACCGAGCAGCGCCGCCTCGAGGGCGGGGGCGGTGGCGTCATCGACCACGACGAGCTCGCGGAGCGTGCCGAGCAGCCCCGGGAGCGCGCCGAGTCGGCCGAGGTCGGCACGCTCGCGCGCCTCGGAGAGGGCGAGCTCGAGCGCCTCCTCGCGGGACTGCGCGCGGCGCCGCGCGTCGGCGGCGACCGAGAGGCGCTCCTCCCCCTCGCGCCGCTCGGCGGCGCTGCGCTCGAGGGCTTGTCGCGCCGCCTCCGCGGCGCTGCGGAGGGTCGCTGTCGCCGTGCGGAGCTCGCCCTGTCGGTCCGCGAGCGACGCAGCGCGGCCACGGCGCAGCGCGAGGCGCTCTGCGAGCTCTCCCGCCCGCGCCCGGGCGACGAGTTCGTGCTGGCGGCGCTCCGCGAGCGTGGCGCGCGCCTCGTCTGCTGCGGCGCGGCGCCCGGCGAGCTCCGGCGCGGCGGAACGCGAGAGGCCGACGAAGCGCTCCGCGTGGGCCACCTCGGCTTCGATGAGCGCCGTCTCGGCCACCGCGAGGCGCTCCCATTCGGGGCCGAGCGCGATCGCCTCGCGCTCGGTCTCCTCGAGCTCGGTGAGGATCCGCCGGCGGCTCTCCTCGAGCGGGGCGACGTCGCCTGCCGCCTCCAGCGCGGCGAGCAGGGCGGCGCTCGCCCGCCGTCGCTCCTCGATCAAGGTGAGCAGCCCCGTCGAGCGCTGGTGGAGGCGGTCGAGCGAGCTGAGCTGGGGGGCGAGGTCTTCGTCGGGCTCACGGGCGAGCGAATCGGTCGCCGCCTCGAGCTTCGCTTCGACCTGCTCGAGCGAGGCCGCGAGCACGGTGGTCCGCTCCTCGAGCGAGCGCAGGCTCGCCGCCCCCTCGCGCACCGCCGTCTCGAGGGTGCGCAGCTCGACCCCGGCGAGGAAGCGCCGGATCGCGGTGAGCTCCACCTCGAGCTCGCCGTGCAGGTGCGCCGAGGCCGCCTGGCGCTCGAGGGGCCGCATCTGCCGACGGACCTCACGCAGCAGGTCCTGGAGGCGGGTGAGGCTCGCCTCGCTGCTCTCGAGGCGACGCACGGCGCGCTCACGGCGGCGCCGGTACTTCAAGATGCCGGCCGCCTCCTCGATCACCATCCGCCGCTCCTCGGGGCGGGCGGTGAGGATGCCGTCGATCTGGCCCTGGCCGATGATCACGTGCTGGCTGCGCCCGACGCCCGAGTCCGAGAGCAGCTCTTGGACGTCGAGGAGGCGGCACGCCACGCCGTTCAGCGCGTACTCGCTCTCCCCGCTGCGAAAGAGCGTGCGCGTGATCGTGACCTCGTTGAAGTCGAGCGCCAGCTCGTGTGCGGAGTTGTCGATGACGAGCGAGACCTCGGCGCGGCCGAGGGCGGGGCGCTTCGCGGTGCCGGCGAAGATGACGTCGTCCATCTTCGCCGAGCGCACGACGCGCGGCCCCTGCGCGCCAAGCACCCAGGCGACGGCGTCCACGACGTTCGACTTGCCGGAGCCGTTCGGGCCGACGACGACGGTGACGCCCGGCTCGAGCTCGAGGGTGGTCGGATCGGCGAAGGACTTGAAGCCCTTCAGCGTGAGCGACTTGAGGTACACGGCGGCCTCACCCTACCCAGCCCGCCGACCGGTCGGGTTGGATGGCAGGGCGCCGAGCGCTCCTGTCGGACAGGCCGGCGGCCCCCCTCGTTTCGAAGCGCCCCTCAGCGCTCGGCGTCCGCCGCCAGCTCGCCGAGCGCCGCGGCGGAGGCGCTGTTCGGCGGCTCGGCATCGAGGACCTCTTCGTCGCAGATGATCTCCCGCACCGCCGCGATCTCCCGGCGGAGCGACTGAGCGGCCGGCGAGGACGTCGCCCCGCCCTCCCCGTCCAGGTAGTGGCGCTTGAAGACCCGCATCACGTGCGAGACGCCCTCGTCGGTGATCGAGCGGAGGTCGTCGGCGAAGTAGCGACCGCCCGAGGAGGTGCTGGTGACGATCTCATAGGAGGGGAAGTAGTCGACGTGGCCGTAGGCGGCGCTCACCTCCGCGGCGGCGACGCGCAGCACCGCCTTGGAGTACACCGTCGCGGGGAGCACGTGCTGGTCGGTGTAGGTCGCGATGAGCGGCACCGGACTCACCGTGAGGAGCACCTTCAGCTGCGGGTTCACCTTGCGGAGCTCGCGCACGAAGCGGTGCAGGTCGGCCGTCACCTCCGCCGCGCCGAAGTTCACGAACTCGTAGTCCGCGGCGCGGTACTCGCCGCCGCTCGCGCCGGGCACGACGGGGAAGACGAGGCCGCTGTGACGCGAGCGCCAGCCCTCGGTGAGGCCGAGGGTGAAGACGAGGACGTCGCTCTCCTCGAAGACCCGGCGCACCGCGAGCAGGTGCGCGGCGCGATCGGCGCGCAGCTCCTCCTCGGAGGGAAAGCCCGCCGGCTCGACCTGGGGGCGGAGGCTGTCGACGTAGCGGTCCCCGCGTCGCCAGACCTCCTCCCTGCGGCGCCAGCGGCGCGAGTAGACCCGCTCGACGAGCTGGACCGCCTGGCGAACCGTGTAGACGTTGCCGTAGCGGGCGGAGAAGGTCCCGTAGTTGCGGAGCGCACGCTCCTCCTCGCCGAGCGCCTCGTCGCCGCCCTCGGTGACGAAGTAGTTGAGCCCCGAACGCGACAGGAAGCGTGAGAGGTGCTGCGCGAAGCACGAGCCCATCGTCGCGACCTTGTCGTCCGGGCCGACGTGGAACTTGGCGGTGCGCACCGGATCGAGCGAGTGGAAGGCCACCGGCGTCACGACCCGCGACCAGAAGTGCAGGTCGTCGAGCTCCTGGTAGGGGTGACGAGCCATCAGTGCCTCCCTCGGATCTCGGCGAGCGCCGGGGCGAGCACCTCGTCGTAGCGGCCGTCGCCGAGGCGGTGACAGGTCACCGAGGAGGGGTCGACGCCCGCGTACGCCCCGTACGCCGCCTCGAGGTACTCCGCGACCGAGAGGTACTGCCGCTCCTGGAGGCGCCAGTGCCACGCCCCCGGGACCCCGAGGCGCCTGCCGACGAGCGGGAAGACGGGCCACACCGCGCTCGGGCAGTAATCGGTGAGGTAGCGGGTGAGGGGGTAGTCCCAGACGTCGGTCGAGGCGCCGATGCGCGCCGCGATGGACTTCGCGAACGCCGCCACCCCGAGGAGGTTCGGGTGGTTGATGGTGTGCATGAAGACGCCGCTTCGGTGCACGTTCGCCCAGAAGGGGGCGAAGTCGAGGTCCGAGGCCTCGAAGGTCTCGCGCGCCGCGTCGACCGAGACGTCCCAGTACTCGTCGTAGCCGAGGGCGACGAGCAGGTCGTCGCGGAAGAGCTGGCTCGCCTGCTCGGCGCTCGCCCCCTGCTTCCAGGCCCAGAGCCCGATCGCCGAGTGGTAGTCGGCCTCCCCGCGGAAGAGGTCGCCGTCGGCGGCGAGTGCGTAGACCATGTCGGGGTGGAAGGCCGAGAAGGTGAAGGACGGGATCTCGACCAGCTGCTGGCCGGGGGCCTCCCCGATCATCTCCTGGCTGAGGGGGCTGTCGACGAGCGGCATGCGGATCTGGACGTCGAGGGAGCGCAGGTAGGCCGTCGCCTTCGCGGTGTACTCCTCGTCGAAGTCCCAGCTCGCGATCTCGATCACGAGGTCGCCCGGGAACAGCATCCGCAGCGCGTCCGCGAGCGGCCGCACCTGGCAGTTGCCGACAATGAAGATCGATCGCTCGGCCATCGCCTACCTGGGGGGAGAGGGCGCCGTCAGCCGGGCACTCTACCGGTGCGGGTGAGGGGACGGGCCTGGCGGGGGCGGGACCGGCCGGAGCGGCGAACGGTCAGCGCTGGCAGCGCGGGCAGGAGTAGGAGGAGCGCCCGGCGACCCGCACGCGGCGGATCGTCCCCGAGCAGCGCAGGCAGGGCTCGTCGAGGCGGTCGTAGACCGCGTGGCGGATCTGGAAGGTGCCGGTGCCACCGAAGAGGTCCCGGTAGCGGGCGTCGCGCAGCGTCGAGCCACCGAGGGTGACCGCCTCGGTGAGGACCTCGTCGATCGCCGCGACGAGGCGGTGCACCGCAAGGCGGGTGAGGGTGTCGCTCCGTCTGAGCGGCGAGAGGCGGGCGACGAAGCAGATCTCGTCGGCGTAGATGTTCCCGATCCCCGCGAGCTCGCGCTGGTCGAGGAGGAAGGCCTTGAGGGCGACCCGCCGGTGGGCGAGGCGATGGCGCAGCTCGGCCTCGTCGACCCCGTCCACGAGGGGGTCGCGCCCGATCGAGGCGAGGGCGAGGGGGGCGTCCCGCCCGTCGAGCTCGCGGGCGACGAAGAGCTCGCCGAAGGTCCGCGGGTCGCTGAAGCGCACCTCGCTGCCGTCATCGAGGGCGAGGACGACGTGGGTGTGCGCGACCGTCGGCGACTCCGGGCGGGCGTGCAGCAGCTGGCCGCTCATCCGCAGGTGGACGACGAGCACCGCCGCGTCGTCGAGGTCGACGAGGAGGTACTTCCCCCGCCGGCGCGCGCCGACGAGGACCCGCCCCTCGAGCGAGGCGCAGAACTCCGGTGCCGACTGGCGCCGGACCGAGCGGCGCCCGGTCACCGAGACGGCGACGACCCTCCTCCCGAGGAGCGTGCCCTCGATCCCGCGGCGGACCGTCTCGACCTCGGGGAGCTCAGGCACGGGGAGGCCCCGCGGCGCCCCTCCCCGGTGCGGCGAGGCGGACGAGGAGCGCCTCGGCGGCGAGGCGCTCGGCGAGCTTCTTGCTCCGCCCCTCTCCTTCGCCGAGGTGCTCCCCGACGGTCACGACCGAGCGGAACGAGCGCGCGTGGTCCGGACCCCGCCCCGTCGTCTCGTAGGCCGGCGTGGGGAGCGAGAGCCGCGCGGCGAGCTCCTGGAGGCGGTTCTTCGCGTCGCCGAGCTCGCGCCGCGCGGTCTCGGCCAGAACGAGGTCACCGAGGAGGTCCCCCACCATCGCCTCGGCGGCGGCGGCGCCGGAGGCCAGGTAGGCCGCGCCGATCAGCGCCTCGAGCGCGTCGGCGAGGAGCGAGGCCTTGGCCCTTCCGCCCGAGGACTCCTCCCCGCGCCCGAGGAGGAGCGCCTCGCCGACCCCGAGGGCCGCGGCGACGGGCGCCAGCGCCTCGGTCGACACCACCCCCGAGCGGATGCGCGCCATGTCCCCCTCGGCGCGCGCCGAGAGGGCGCGGTAGAGGTGCTCGGTGACGACCACCCCGAGCACGGCGTCGCCGAGGAACTCGAGGCGCTCGTTGGACTCCTCGCCGGGGTGCTCGGCGCACCAGGAGCGGTGCGCGAGGGCGAGGTGGAGGAGGCCGGGATCGCGGAGGTAGGGCGAGAGGCGGGCGGCGAGCGCGGCCTCGGCCGTCTCCTGCACGGTGGCGCCGCCGCGCTCTCGGACGGCAGCGGCGGGGTCGCCGCCGCCGGAGGCCTCGCTCAGGCGACCTCGAGCTTCGCCGTCACGTAGTCGACGGCGTCGCGCACGGTCCGCAGGTCCTCGAGGTCCTCGTCGTCGATCCGGAAGCCCTCGACCTTTTCGCGCAACTCCTGTTCGAGCGCCTCGACGAGCTCGATGAGCGCGAGCGAGTCGGCGTTCAGGTCCTCGGCGAACGAGGCCGTCTCGGCGATCCCCGCCGGCTCGATCTCGAGGATCTCGGCGAGCTGGGTGCGCACGAGGTCGAGCACCTCGTCCCG
This genomic interval carries:
- the smc gene encoding chromosome segregation protein SMC gives rise to the protein MYLKSLTLKGFKSFADPTTLELEPGVTVVVGPNGSGKSNVVDAVAWVLGAQGPRVVRSAKMDDVIFAGTAKRPALGRAEVSLVIDNSAHELALDFNEVTITRTLFRSGESEYALNGVACRLLDVQELLSDSGVGRSQHVIIGQGQIDGILTARPEERRMVIEEAAGILKYRRRRERAVRRLESSEASLTRLQDLLREVRRQMRPLERQAASAHLHGELEVELTAIRRFLAGVELRTLETAVREGAASLRSLEERTTVLAASLEQVEAKLEAATDSLAREPDEDLAPQLSSLDRLHQRSTGLLTLIEERRRASAALLAALEAAGDVAPLEESRRRILTELEETEREAIALGPEWERLAVAETALIEAEVAHAERFVGLSRSAAPELAGRRAAADEARATLAERRQHELVARARAGELAERLALRRGRAASLADRQGELRTATATLRSAAEAARQALERSAAERREGEERLSVAADARRRAQSREEALELALSEARERADLGRLGALPGLLGTLRELVVVDDATAPALEAALLGALDAAVLAEPRALGEALALLAGRGGVLLPLPDGPTPPAGPAPVGTRWLRELVDAEGAGLRALLDAQLRGVAITDLPAAEAFEAARGADDVVVVTRAGDVVARGAIRLCSSSVGATASAHAEARALSRAAAETESSVEEEVARLRALEHEAAAEEGRCRLAADAAGAELGGLDRELDSLGSELAELERAAQTAAAEEAARAAELVPAEAAAAAITRELVLLEAEAAQAAVHYEEADAARHLLDERARALAALRRDLEVRAAGLEGRREQLLRRREELDAALAQRREAVAEARQRRALFDAEEATLLGLAGELRPLAESLARRVAAVAAERDRRHALGREHLERLGSLRRERDDLERQSHEARERRQRSEIAIAEARIRHETALDALRRDLEIEPAEALAAPRPELAPGIEPAARLRMLERELRELGPVNPLAAEELASLTERSVFLEGQLEDVRRARRELNQVIRAVDAEIVDVFAAAYEDVAAHFESLFSMLFPGGEGRLSLTAPDDLLESGVEIEARPAGRNVRRLSLLSGGERSLVAMAYLFAVFRSRPSPFYLMDEVEAALDEVNLTRFHGLVDEFRGEAQLIIVSHQKKTMEIADSLYGISMQPGGGSKVLSERVSRAGGPRRALEPSGGWA
- a CDS encoding GSCFA domain-containing protein; this translates as MARHPYQELDDLHFWSRVVTPVAFHSLDPVRTAKFHVGPDDKVATMGSCFAQHLSRFLSRSGLNYFVTEGGDEALGEEERALRNYGTFSARYGNVYTVRQAVQLVERVYSRRWRRREEVWRRGDRYVDSLRPQVEPAGFPSEEELRADRAAHLLAVRRVFEESDVLVFTLGLTEGWRSRHSGLVFPVVPGASGGEYRAADYEFVNFGAAEVTADLHRFVRELRKVNPQLKVLLTVSPVPLIATYTDQHVLPATVYSKAVLRVAAAEVSAAYGHVDYFPSYEIVTSTSSGGRYFADDLRSITDEGVSHVMRVFKRHYLDGEGGATSSPAAQSLRREIAAVREIICDEEVLDAEPPNSASAAALGELAADAER
- a CDS encoding WcbI family polysaccharide biosynthesis putative acetyltransferase; the encoded protein is MAERSIFIVGNCQVRPLADALRMLFPGDLVIEIASWDFDEEYTAKATAYLRSLDVQIRMPLVDSPLSQEMIGEAPGQQLVEIPSFTFSAFHPDMVYALAADGDLFRGEADYHSAIGLWAWKQGASAEQASQLFRDDLLVALGYDEYWDVSVDAARETFEASDLDFAPFWANVHRSGVFMHTINHPNLLGVAAFAKSIAARIGASTDVWDYPLTRYLTDYCPSAVWPVFPLVGRRLGVPGAWHWRLQERQYLSVAEYLEAAYGAYAGVDPSSVTCHRLGDGRYDEVLAPALAEIRGRH
- the mutM gene encoding bifunctional DNA-formamidopyrimidine glycosylase/DNA-(apurinic or apyrimidinic site) lyase, giving the protein MPELPEVETVRRGIEGTLLGRRVVAVSVTGRRSVRRQSAPEFCASLEGRVLVGARRRGKYLLVDLDDAAVLVVHLRMSGQLLHARPESPTVAHTHVVLALDDGSEVRFSDPRTFGELFVARELDGRDAPLALASIGRDPLVDGVDEAELRHRLAHRRVALKAFLLDQRELAGIGNIYADEICFVARLSPLRRSDTLTRLAVHRLVAAIDEVLTEAVTLGGSTLRDARYRDLFGGTGTFQIRHAVYDRLDEPCLRCSGTIRRVRVAGRSSYSCPRCQR
- the rnc gene encoding ribonuclease III — protein: MQETAEAALAARLSPYLRDPGLLHLALAHRSWCAEHPGEESNERLEFLGDAVLGVVVTEHLYRALSARAEGDMARIRSGVVSTEALAPVAAALGVGEALLLGRGEESSGGRAKASLLADALEALIGAAYLASGAAAAEAMVGDLLGDLVLAETARRELGDAKNRLQELAARLSLPTPAYETTGRGPDHARSFRSVVTVGEHLGEGEGRSKKLAERLAAEALLVRLAAPGRGAAGPPRA
- a CDS encoding acyl carrier protein is translated as MAESAAGQISRDEVLDLVRTQLAEILEIEPAGIAETASFAEDLNADSLALIELVEALEQELREKVEGFRIDDEDLEDLRTVRDAVDYVTAKLEVA